The sequence ACAAGAAAGGTGACATCTCGGTCATTGCTGCAGCAATGATTGAGAAATAATTATTTAGGGTCAGCAATTCTGCACAAAGTAAAAGTGATCTTAGCGGCTATACAGCCGCTCAATCCATTTTTCTGAGCGATTAGGAGCCCAGCACTGCCGCTGCTTGATGTGCTGAGGGGAAGAAGGTACATCTGTATTTGTCTCCACCATGTGAAGTAAGAAACGGGAAGCAacaaggattttgtcacttctggttttggTTTGAGGTTTACAAGCCAATTAACAgcttgacatgttaggtatccatttactcaaaCTAAAATTATCTTTTATATGTTTCCAAAAGGTTGGGTATTATAttttgtttgtgtgcactaaaattcttTTAAAATGTCTTCTTCAGAAAATGTTAGTTTGAtgaactgctgcgcaaatattgtGAGACATAAAAGATTGCAGCAACAAACCTTTAATTCTACTGGGCCTATCCTTAAAAATATATAGTGTTTGAGGATTCCAAGTAATTTTAtagccaaaaaaaatgcaaatttttacatgtatgagagaaatgtcagaGTTCGTCCAAActggaagtagttaaagtggagttccacccataaatataacattacatcagtagttttaaaaaaatgtcattagtcctttaagaattttttttttttttttagatgcattcaaagtgttgttgctaggcagaataattaatcttccctcttcctgcacctaggtgcttaagcttcctaacctacaccatacagactcctgggaatgtagtgggtgtaactttccaggagtctgtgcactccccagtctcgaagaatcatgtgacttggacagtacaggtgctgaaacctgatctgaaacctattacactgcatgtgcagcactgagcatgtgcgagatctgcaaggctgaaatccaggaagtcatacagtctggcttcatgatgcccacacttaagatggccccagtcaatttctattttataaagtgtctaaatgctgtaacaacctaacaaaacggaccttagtttacagactaactttactagaatacattaagcttgtgtattacagggatatttatatttaaaaagtgaaattgtggccggaactccgctttaaaatggcaaatcatttttaaaaagtacTTTCATAAATGAAGAAATTACAAACAAATGTATGCATCTACTTAAATGGTTATTTATCTATTAAACTAAACCGTGACAAGGAAATGCTACATACAAATAACATCTGATAAATTTAACTACTCCCATCAGTAAAACTTAAATGCTTTCCAACTGTTCATAAATGCTTTCCTGGGAAAATTCTAGCATTTTAGGCAAATCTGTTTATTTGAAAGAATTGGTCACAATgtctatatattatattatataccagAAATTAACTTCAACAGAAGGCATGTTTAAAGCTTTCTTATTTACAAAGTAAagcaaacttttttgttttttttacatttagttaTTTGTGTCAATAAATGTGAGAACAAAATACCACACAAATCATCCATTACTTATACAATAGCGCAATGATGATGCAAGTCCACCACAATCAGAATTGTATTTTCCCtttggaagatttggctgctcaatgaccaggccatttatttTTTGATACGGCACTTCGtcactaactgacaattgcgcggtcatgtgacgctgtacccaaaaaaaactgacgtccttttttcttttggtggtatttgatcacctcccaggtttttattttttgtgctaaaaaaaaaaaaaacacgaaaattttgaaaaaaaaaaacacgaaaattttgaaaaaaaaaaacattattttgtaccttttgattttatataataaatatctccaacaatttctttaaaatgcaatttttttctttcagtttaggccgatatgtattatacatatttttggtaatactacaaaaaaaaaaaaaaagcaataaatgtatatttattgttttgcgcaaaagttatagcgtctacaaagatttatggcattttttttatttattttttactagtgatggcggtgatcagtgatcttTATCGGGACAGTGACATAgcagacacttgacacatttttgggaccattgacaattatacagcgagcagtgctataatgCACGGATTACTTtataaatatcactggcagggaaggggttaacactagggggcgatcaaggggttaactgtgttcccccgTGTGTTTTCCaacctgtggggggatgggactgactagaggaaatgacagaatGTTGTTCCTAGCTAGcagtctctcctcacagaacagggatttgtgtgtttacacacacacacgtccctgttctgggtCTTGTGCCCGCATGCATCGGAACCCTCTTAAAGGGCCGTTGTACAACTAAGACATTTCTCGGGAACGTGACGGCTGGTCGGCAAACGGTTAATATGCTGTATGCAGTTCAACAGTTCTATTTGCAAAGCTAAACTAAATTGACAAATACAGACAAGTATACAATGGTAGGTAGAACCATGTAATTGTTAAGCTTTCTGACATAACAGTTCTTAGCCACTTGAACATGTAAATCACCAGCAGGGAGGTGAGAAGTAAGCAACACAAGCAGATAGAAATGGTGAGAAATTTCACCTTAGGAGAGAATGGAAATATGTAATTTTGAAGACCAGTAAACAAGACAATGATTTTCATGTACTGTacaatctctcccccccccccccccttccagtttTATAAATCAGACCTGTGATATATTACAAAAATAAGACTGGTTGATTTGAGCAATATCTCCACTGCCATAAATGATTCCTAGTAGCGTACTTAGATCAGTGCACAAACAGTTTATTGTCTTCTCTTCTCAACTGCGTGAAGTGAATCCACTAAGTACTAATATTCTTTATGGTCAAGTCCTGCACGCAATAGCAAATCAATTCTGACATGATATTTAAAATGTCATTTCTTTTCACACACAATGCTACAATGAAATTAACTACTCCATACTAAATAAATGCAGAGATTCCGGGTAATTCTAGCATTTCACCCACCAGCCTGGAACCAAATAAAATAACCTGGACAAATAGACTGGGGGTGCACAAAAGGAGGACTATCAGTGACTGAACATCGAGATGTTGCTGGCTGCCATAGCAACAGGTACTGAACTTGTCTGAGACATTAAACTTCCCTTTTTTAGTTACATTTAATAAGAATTATCTTCAAACTGACTACAAAGATTTCATTTTGCATCTgagcaaaaattaaattttcgAAGATTTATAGTCCTAATTGATAGGTTTAACAAAATTATGGGTGTCACGAGATTTCATGTTGCCAAGAGAAAATGATTTAACTTAAACCCACCACCAAGCATAAGCTTTCATCTTCCACTAAGGAATACATGAGTAACATCAAACACAAAATTCTCTGATAACTCTTACCGTGCGAGTCACCGAAATTTTATATATTAGAGGGAAGGACAACTTTAAAAcagcccctttttaaaaaaaaaaaaaaaaaaaaaaaaaaaaaaaaaaaaggtatttcttCAAAAgaaatggctaaaaaaaaaaattacaaaattcttCTTCTGGTCTACATTCCTTTAAAAAGGGAATGACAAGGAGGCCAACAAGGAGTTTTTTCCCCATTTAGAAATAAAATAGTTTTACATATTCACACACCATACTGTGCAGTGGTGCCAAATTATTTTGAATGCACCCCAACAAACCTACACAATGCACCATTCATGCAGAGCTGCCGCAATGCCCCTCAACACAGAGAACCGTCAGATGCAGTTTCTTGCCTTAAAGTAACGTGTTACAGAGATGTGAAGCCAGCCTCAGACACAGTTTATGATGGACATCAATGTCTGAAAAGGGTCTACTTTCTGTGCAGTGTTTTCCACTAAATTATACAAATTGcatgtgtgtaaaaaaacacacaaaaatgtatatatatatatatatatatatatatatatatatatatatatatatatatatatatatatatatatatatatatatatatatatatatatatatacacacacacacacacacacacatacatacacacacacacacacacacacacacacacatacatatacacacacacacaaatagataTTGTGGCAGATCGAGCCAATGCCACTGTTTGAAATGGTGGTCTGGGCCAGGTTTTCTGGGAAGCAAGCACACTAATGATACAGGTGTGTGCGGTATACATGCAAGAGACAGAGTTCGAGGTCAGTGGCCCCACCCTCCCGACAGGGTCAGCTAGCGATTACAGCACTGGTTCTCACATCGCATCTCTGCCCTCTACGAACTGCTGTGGGTGTCattacattgttaatgacactcCCATACCCGTTTACAgattgcagtgcgaactgtgaactcGCACAGGAATTGAATCGCATGAGTGAGaagacccatgcgatccgattctagttcggggaaacacaggtccctgcacttttttctatgtgaatctaatgagagttcagccatacaactgtctGATGTctcacagacatcacatgtgattggCACTGCAGGTGccaatcacatgtgatgtctgatCGCACTAGTGGAAACCTGGGCTCAGTGCGAGAAGGGAACTGTGGTGCAAATCGCACCCAACTGTCCAATTCAGGACAGACATGAGCCTGTGAGAATGTAGCATCTGGTAGCTGCAGGAGAAAAACAGTCAAGCTGACAAAAAGGTACATGGTTTTGTGCACAGGGACTGTGCGTTTGACGGTTGGAAGGACCAAGGCATGAGGCCTCAATGGCGAAGCTGCAAAGAGGGAGCCATGAGGCTGAATTCTATGTCTTGTTGCATTGATGATGAAaacccccctgcgtgggaaactaTTCAAGTGTGAACCTTtgctttaaataaaagtgggcagaaAGGAGCTACAAATTCCCCCAACTAGTTACGAACACACATACTGTAATTTTGCAACCCCAGAactttttaaaaagcacatgtaCAGAGGTTACCACTACTaagctttttgcaaaaaaaaatgctaattagtAGGCGGTCTTTGGGTTTCATGCTTTGCTTTACTGACCAAGAACTAGTTTGCTATTAGGTAAAATTACAGTAAAATCAGAACTTTTGATTTGCATACTTGTTCTAAGTCACTGACAGAActattaagcctaggttcacacttgagcgatgcgggaaccagcgcgaTTATAGCGCTGGTTATCgctgccctctgcgaaccgcagcgggtgtcaatacatttttaatgacTACCCCAGATTGGATCACAGATCACAGTGTGAACTCGCACAGGAATCAGATCGCACAGGTGAGAGCACACATGTGATCCAATTTTagtacaggagggagggggggagcattAGGAGCAtagggtgcattaaggtgaaaaaacacaaagctttacaacccctttaaggcggcCAGCACTGCAGTACAAAGGAGCAAAACCTGTAAGCTCAAATAACTTGATTTAAAAAACAAGTGACCAAAAAATGTTGTGTACAAATAAACGGGTATGCTGGCCAAGAACAGCCAAGGAGCCAAAAAATGCTCTTAGCTCACATTGATCATACTATGCAGCTCTTTTCTCAGCTTTCTGAGCATATGCCCACAGTCTACAACTTGTGTCTTTTCATCTACTGTAAACAAGAGACTGAAATCTATAAACATATTTCACGGGGCAAATGCTAAATTACGCCCATGCATATGTCAAACACTTGTTAGCATGCAACTCTTCAAATCACACTAAAGCTACCTATACAGTTGCTACAGGACTAAAAGTTCCAAGATAGCCTCAACTTTAGCAGTATATGATGGAATGGCTAAAGCGAAGTCGCCTTCCACCAACTGAAATACATTGGACTATGGAAAAGCTTTACAAGTTCCCGTGTCTATAACTGGTTACGTTTTCTTTAACAAAAAAGgagggggtggtggggggagaagagggagagaaTCAGAGTCCACACTGAGCATGTTTCCCTTACACAGTTAAATGCAAATGCTCCTTTTCCAAGCTATATTACTGGTATCTTGCCGTTTGCATAGCTCATACGCCACCTACTGCAAAAGAGAGCTGACAGCTCatgcaatgctggcagcatttTCATTCCATCATCGTGGCAGAACTGAATACGactctttattatttttctttgaaACCAAACAAGAGCAAGGCCAGCTTGCTCTTGCAACACACTGTTGCTCAGAATGGAGCGCAGAACCAACAGACGGGAGAAGGAGTGTGATGACAAATGCCACAATTCGGAGGACGGAGAGCAGAGCTTAAAATGCAAGACGGCTCTTGTCACACTAAATGTTGGCGGATATCTATATATCACACAAAAGCAGACCTTGTGCAAGTACCCAGACTCTTACCTTGAGGGAGTTATGAACAGGAAAATTTTCTGCCCCATGGATGCAGATGGACACTACTTCATAGACAGGGATGGGCTACTGTTTAGGCATGTGCTAAACTTTCTCCGGAACGGGGAACTCTTGTTACCTGAAGGTTTCCAAGAAAACCAGCTTCTGGTACAGGAGGCTGACTTCTTCAAGCTGAAAGCACTAAATGAAGCTGTGAAGTCCAGGTGGGAGAAGGAACAGCAAGCAGCCAGGGAGACCACTTTCCTTGAAATAACAGATAATCATGACCGGTCTCAAGGGCTGCGCATTTTCTGCAACGCCCCAGACTTCATATCCAAAATAAAAGCTCGGATTATCTTAGTTTCAAAAAGTAGGCTGGATGGTTTTCCTGAAGAGTTCTGCATTTCTTCCACTGTTATACAGTTTAAATATTTCATCAAATCAGAAAACGGGACGCGGCTGGTGCTCAAGGAAGACAACACCTTCGTCTGCACCTTAGAAACCCTCAAGTTTGAAGCCATTATGATGGCACTCAAATGTGGCTTCAGGCTGCTGACAAGCCTAGACTGCTCTAAAGGGTCAATTGTGCAAAGCGATGCTCTTCATTTTATCAAGTAAATGCTCTATCACTAAGCAAAAGGGAGTAGAGCATGCAGCCAAGCTTCATTGAACGGCAGCAGCAGTCTGGCAAGACAAAAAACGTAACAAAAGGAGACCTGCTGTCAATTCATTTACAAGAGATCAGGGTATGTACACTTTACCTAAAAACCGAGCAAGATCTTCTCATTCTCTTCCAGCACTGAAATATCTTCCTTATGCACGGGTCACAGACTCGAACTGCAAAGAACATGGCCACTGTACAGATAAGTGTTAAATTATCTGTCCTTACCCCATGTCATTCACCCAGACAGTGTTGCTGAAATGTTTTGTGTAATTAACTGAGTAAGAGCTgcacaaattttatttttatttagtttttt comes from Rana temporaria chromosome 2, aRanTem1.1, whole genome shotgun sequence and encodes:
- the KCTD4 gene encoding BTB/POZ domain-containing protein KCTD4, yielding MERRTNRREKECDDKCHNSEDGEQSLKCKTALVTLNVGGYLYITQKQTLCKYPDSYLEGVMNRKIFCPMDADGHYFIDRDGLLFRHVLNFLRNGELLLPEGFQENQLLVQEADFFKLKALNEAVKSRWEKEQQAARETTFLEITDNHDRSQGLRIFCNAPDFISKIKARIILVSKSRLDGFPEEFCISSTVIQFKYFIKSENGTRLVLKEDNTFVCTLETLKFEAIMMALKCGFRLLTSLDCSKGSIVQSDALHFIK